A window from Pseudomonas sp. MRSN 12121 encodes these proteins:
- a CDS encoding nucleoside triphosphate pyrophosphatase, with product MLPLLLASSSAYRRELLTRLRLPFACHSPDIDESHRPGEPAVDLVKRLAEEKARALAPAYPDHLIIGSDQVATLGERIIGKPHSFEKAREQLLAASGASVTFLTGLALLNSKTGTCQVDCIPFTVHMRDLSPARIERYLLAEQPYDCAGSFKAEGLGISLFRSTEGSDASSLIGLPLIRLVDMLLTEGIEIP from the coding sequence ATGCTGCCTTTATTACTCGCCTCAAGCTCGGCTTACCGCCGCGAATTGCTTACCCGCCTGCGCCTGCCATTCGCCTGCCACTCTCCGGATATCGACGAAAGCCATCGGCCCGGCGAACCTGCCGTCGACCTGGTCAAGCGCCTGGCCGAAGAGAAAGCCCGTGCCCTGGCGCCCGCTTATCCGGACCACCTGATCATCGGTTCCGACCAGGTGGCGACACTTGGCGAGCGCATCATCGGCAAACCCCATTCTTTCGAAAAGGCCCGCGAACAACTGCTCGCCGCCAGCGGCGCCAGTGTGACCTTCCTTACTGGCCTGGCCCTGCTCAACAGCAAAACCGGCACCTGCCAGGTCGATTGCATTCCTTTCACCGTGCACATGCGCGACCTGAGCCCCGCCCGCATCGAACGCTACCTGCTCGCCGAACAACCCTATGACTGCGCCGGCAGCTTCAAGGCCGAAGGCCTGGGCATCAGCCTGTTCCGCAGCACCGAAGGCAGCGATGCCAGCAGCCTGATCGGCCTGCCGCTCATCCGCCTGGTGGACATGCTGCTCACCGAAGGCATCGAAATTCCCTGA
- a CDS encoding YceD family protein: MLNDPIPPHVDPRKLADRGTTLQGELLLADLERLCDPLSDNVGTVQAKFVFERDERKAVVIHSSIDVEVKMVCQRCLELVTLPIHSECSYAVVKEGANTQSLPKGYDVLELGEDPLDLQALIEEELLLALPIVPAHHPEECQQPAGLDEPEPSEDEVTRSNPFSVLAQLKRDPNV, from the coding sequence ATGTTGAATGACCCGATTCCACCTCACGTTGACCCGCGCAAATTGGCCGACCGTGGCACCACCCTCCAGGGTGAACTGCTGCTGGCTGATTTGGAGAGACTCTGCGACCCGCTTTCCGACAATGTCGGTACGGTGCAGGCTAAATTCGTTTTCGAGCGTGACGAGCGTAAAGCTGTAGTTATCCACAGCTCCATCGACGTCGAAGTCAAAATGGTTTGCCAGCGTTGTCTTGAGCTGGTCACCCTGCCGATCCACAGTGAGTGCAGTTACGCTGTGGTGAAGGAGGGTGCGAATACCCAGTCGTTGCCGAAAGGTTATGACGTGCTGGAACTGGGCGAGGATCCTTTGGATCTGCAGGCGTTGATCGAGGAAGAGCTTTTGCTTGCCTTGCCCATCGTGCCTGCTCATCATCCGGAAGAATGCCAGCAGCCGGCGGGGCTCGATGAGCCCGAACCGAGCGAGGACGAGGTAACGCGGTCCAACCCGTTCAGTGTATTGGCGCAGTTAAAGCGTGACCCAAACGTTTAG
- the rpmF gene encoding 50S ribosomal protein L32, translating into MAVQQNKKSRSARDMRRSHDALEASTLSVEKTTGEVHLRHHVSPEGVYRGRKVIDKGADE; encoded by the coding sequence ATGGCTGTTCAGCAGAACAAAAAATCCCGCTCTGCCCGTGACATGCGCCGTTCGCACGACGCTCTCGAGGCTAGCACCCTGTCCGTAGAAAAGACCACCGGTGAAGTTCACCTGCGTCACCACGTATCGCCAGAAGGCGTATACCGTGGTCGTAAAGTGATCGACAAGGGCGCTGACGAGTAA
- the plsX gene encoding phosphate acyltransferase PlsX, with translation MSAQVIAIDAMGGDFGPRSIVQASIACLSASPSLHLALVGQPFLLEELISGHSAVDRARLTVVPAAEVIGMDEKPSQALRGKPDSSMRVALELLRDGKVQACVSAGNTGALMALSRYVLKTLPGIDRPAMVAAIPTQRGYCQLLDLGANVDCSAEHLFQFAVMGSVAAETLGVVRPRVALLNIGTEDIKGNQQVKLAASLLQNARGLNYIGFVEGDGLYRGEADVVVCDGFVGNILLKSSEGLATMIAARIEALFKQNMVSRVVGALALPLMRRLQADLAPARHNGASFLGLQGIVVKSHGSAGVQGFQSAIQRALIEIQENLPERLHGRLEDLLL, from the coding sequence TTGTCCGCTCAAGTCATCGCGATTGACGCAATGGGCGGGGACTTCGGTCCCCGCAGCATTGTTCAGGCCAGTATTGCTTGCCTGTCTGCCTCCCCCTCGCTGCACCTGGCCCTCGTCGGTCAACCTTTCCTTCTAGAAGAACTGATTTCCGGTCATTCGGCTGTGGATCGCGCGCGCCTGACGGTTGTGCCTGCCGCGGAAGTCATTGGCATGGACGAAAAGCCTTCCCAGGCTTTGCGTGGCAAGCCGGATTCCTCCATGCGGGTAGCGCTCGAGCTGCTGCGTGATGGCAAGGTCCAGGCCTGTGTCAGTGCCGGTAACACCGGTGCGCTGATGGCGTTGTCGCGTTATGTATTGAAAACCCTTCCCGGCATCGACCGCCCGGCAATGGTGGCGGCTATCCCTACCCAGCGGGGCTATTGCCAGTTGCTGGATCTGGGGGCCAACGTCGATTGCAGTGCCGAGCATCTGTTCCAGTTCGCGGTCATGGGGTCGGTGGCGGCCGAGACGCTGGGAGTCGTTCGCCCGCGTGTCGCATTGCTCAATATCGGCACCGAGGACATCAAGGGTAACCAGCAGGTCAAGCTGGCGGCCAGCCTGTTGCAGAATGCCCGGGGCCTGAATTACATCGGTTTTGTCGAGGGGGACGGTTTGTATCGCGGTGAAGCCGATGTGGTGGTATGCGATGGTTTCGTCGGCAATATCCTGCTCAAGTCCAGCGAAGGGCTGGCGACCATGATTGCCGCGCGTATCGAGGCGCTGTTCAAGCAGAACATGGTTTCCCGTGTGGTGGGTGCCCTGGCGTTGCCGCTGATGCGGCGTTTGCAGGCCGATCTGGCGCCGGCGCGACATAATGGCGCGAGCTTTCTCGGCTTGCAGGGCATTGTCGTGAAAAGCCATGGCTCCGCGGGTGTCCAGGGGTTCCAGAGCGCTATTCAGCGGGCGTTGATCGAGATTCAGGAAAACCTTCCCGAGCGCCTGCACGGGCGCCTCGAGGATCTGCTGCTTTAG
- the fabD gene encoding ACP S-malonyltransferase: MSASLAFVFPGQGSQSLGMLAELGAQYPLILETFKEASDALGYDLWALTQEGPEELLNQTDKTQPAILTASIALWRLWLAEGGARPAFVAGHSLGEYSALVAAGSLTLGEAVKLVERRGQLMQEAVPAGQGGMAAILGLEDADVLAACAEAAQGEVVSAVNFNSPGQVVIAGAKAAVERAIEGCKTRGAKRAMPLPVSVPSHCELMRPAAERFAEAIAAIDWQAPQIPLVQNVSADVAPDLETLKRDLLEQLYKPVRWVESVQTLAAKGATQLVECGPGKVLAGLNKRCAEGVSTSNLNTPDAFAAARAAQA, from the coding sequence ATGTCTGCATCCCTCGCATTCGTCTTTCCAGGACAGGGCTCGCAGTCCCTCGGCATGTTGGCCGAGCTGGGCGCGCAGTACCCGCTGATCCTCGAAACCTTCAAAGAAGCTTCCGATGCACTGGGCTACGATCTGTGGGCCCTGACCCAAGAGGGTCCCGAAGAGCTGCTCAATCAGACCGATAAGACCCAGCCGGCCATCCTCACCGCTTCCATCGCCCTGTGGCGCCTGTGGCTGGCGGAAGGTGGCGCGCGTCCGGCGTTCGTTGCCGGTCACAGCCTGGGTGAATACAGCGCCCTGGTCGCCGCTGGCAGCCTGACGCTGGGCGAAGCCGTGAAGCTGGTAGAGCGCCGCGGTCAGTTGATGCAAGAAGCCGTTCCTGCAGGGCAGGGCGGCATGGCGGCGATTCTCGGCCTGGAAGATGCCGATGTACTGGCTGCCTGTGCCGAAGCGGCGCAGGGGGAAGTGGTCAGCGCGGTCAACTTCAACTCCCCGGGCCAGGTGGTCATCGCCGGCGCCAAGGCTGCGGTCGAGCGGGCCATCGAGGGTTGCAAGACCCGTGGCGCCAAGCGCGCCATGCCATTGCCTGTGAGCGTGCCGTCGCACTGCGAGCTGATGCGCCCGGCCGCCGAGCGTTTCGCCGAGGCGATTGCCGCCATCGACTGGCAGGCGCCGCAGATCCCATTGGTGCAGAACGTCAGCGCCGATGTGGCGCCAGACCTGGAAACCCTCAAGCGCGACCTGCTGGAGCAGTTGTACAAGCCGGTTCGCTGGGTGGAGTCGGTGCAGACCCTAGCCGCCAAGGGCGCAACCCAGCTGGTCGAGTGCGGTCCTGGCAAGGTCCTGGCCGGCCTCAACAAGCGCTGCGCCGAAGGTGTCTCGACCTCTAACCTGAATACCCCAGATGCCTTCGCTGCCGCTCGTGCGGCGCAGGCCTGA
- the fabG gene encoding 3-oxoacyl-ACP reductase FabG has product MSLQGKVALVTGASRGIGQAIALELGRLGAIVVGTATSASGAERIAATLKENGIQGTGLELNVTSDESVAAVLATIQEQFGAPAILVNNAGITRDNLMMRMKDDEWYDVVDTNLNSLYRLTKGVLRGMTKARWGRIISIGSVVGAMGNAGQVNYAAAKAGLEGFSRALAREVGSRSITVNSVTPGFIDTDMTRELPEAQREALQTQIPLGRLGQAQEIAQVVAFLASDGAAYVTGATIPVNGGMYM; this is encoded by the coding sequence ATGAGTCTGCAAGGTAAAGTTGCACTGGTTACCGGTGCCAGTCGTGGTATTGGCCAGGCCATCGCGCTTGAGCTGGGTCGCCTGGGTGCGATCGTCGTGGGAACCGCGACTTCCGCTTCGGGTGCCGAGCGTATCGCTGCCACCCTGAAGGAAAACGGCATTCAGGGCACCGGTCTTGAGCTCAATGTCACCAGCGACGAGTCCGTTGCTGCCGTACTGGCCACCATTCAGGAGCAGTTCGGCGCGCCGGCGATCCTGGTGAATAACGCCGGTATTACCCGTGACAACCTGATGATGCGCATGAAAGACGACGAGTGGTACGACGTGGTCGATACCAACCTGAACAGTCTGTATCGCCTGACCAAGGGCGTTCTGCGCGGCATGACCAAGGCTCGTTGGGGGCGGATCATCAGTATCGGTTCGGTAGTGGGTGCCATGGGCAACGCCGGCCAAGTAAACTACGCCGCCGCCAAGGCCGGTCTGGAAGGTTTCAGCCGTGCCCTGGCACGTGAAGTCGGCTCGCGGTCGATTACCGTGAACTCGGTGACGCCGGGTTTCATCGATACCGACATGACTCGCGAATTGCCCGAAGCGCAGCGTGAAGCCCTGCAAACACAAATTCCGCTGGGTCGTCTGGGGCAGGCTCAAGAGATCGCGCAAGTGGTCGCTTTTCTTGCATCCGACGGCGCGGCATACGTGACTGGGGCTACAATCCCGGTGAACGGCGGGATGTACATGTAA
- the acpP gene encoding acyl carrier protein — MSTIEERVKKIVAEQLGVKEEEVVNTASFVEDLGADSLDTVELVMALEEEFETEIPDEEAEKITTVQAAIDYVTSHQA, encoded by the coding sequence ATGAGCACCATCGAAGAGCGCGTCAAGAAAATCGTTGCCGAGCAACTGGGCGTCAAAGAAGAAGAAGTTGTTAACACCGCTTCCTTCGTTGAAGACCTGGGTGCCGACTCCCTTGACACCGTTGAGCTGGTGATGGCTCTGGAAGAGGAATTCGAGACCGAAATCCCTGACGAAGAAGCTGAGAAGATCACTACCGTTCAAGCAGCTATCGACTACGTTACCAGCCACCAGGCTTAA
- the fabF gene encoding beta-ketoacyl-ACP synthase II, translating into MSRRRVVVTGMGMLSPLGTDVPSSWQGILAGRSGIGLIEHTDLSAYSTRFGGSVKGFNVEEYLSVKEARKLDLFIQYGLAAGFQAVRNAGLEVTDANRERIGVAMGSGIGGLTNIEETSRTLHDSGPRRISPFFVPGSIINMISGFLSIHLGAQGPNYAISTACTTGTHCIGMAARNIAFGEADVMIAGGAEMAACGLGMGGFGASRALSTRNDEPTRASRPWDKGRDGFVLSDGAGALVLEELEHAKARGATIYAELIGFGMSGDAYHMTSPPADGAGAARCIVNALRDAKLNVDQVQYINAHGTSTPAGDLAEAEAIKTVFGDHAYKLAVSSTKSMTGHLLGAAGAIEAIFSVLAINSQAAPPTINLDEPDEGCDLDFVPHTARSMDIDVVLSNSFGFGGTNGSLVFRRFAG; encoded by the coding sequence GTGTCGCGTAGACGCGTCGTAGTCACCGGTATGGGTATGTTGTCGCCACTGGGTACGGATGTTCCGAGCAGTTGGCAGGGCATTCTGGCTGGCCGCAGTGGCATTGGTCTGATCGAACACACCGACCTTTCTGCCTATTCCACCCGTTTTGGCGGCTCGGTAAAGGGCTTCAATGTCGAGGAATACCTGTCGGTCAAAGAGGCTCGCAAACTCGACCTGTTCATTCAATACGGCCTGGCGGCCGGTTTTCAGGCGGTGCGCAATGCCGGCCTGGAAGTGACCGATGCCAACCGTGAGCGAATCGGCGTTGCCATGGGTTCGGGTATTGGCGGTCTGACCAATATCGAAGAAACCAGCCGCACGCTGCATGATTCCGGCCCGCGTCGAATTTCTCCGTTCTTCGTGCCAGGCTCGATCATCAATATGATTTCCGGGTTCCTGTCCATCCATCTGGGTGCCCAGGGGCCGAACTACGCTATTTCCACAGCCTGTACCACCGGTACCCACTGCATCGGCATGGCGGCGCGCAATATCGCCTTTGGCGAAGCCGACGTGATGATCGCCGGTGGCGCTGAAATGGCTGCCTGCGGCCTGGGCATGGGGGGCTTCGGTGCCTCGCGCGCACTGTCGACCCGCAACGACGAGCCGACCCGCGCCAGCCGTCCTTGGGACAAGGGCCGTGATGGCTTCGTGCTGTCCGACGGTGCCGGTGCGCTGGTACTCGAGGAGCTGGAGCACGCCAAGGCCCGTGGCGCGACCATCTATGCCGAACTGATAGGTTTTGGCATGAGCGGCGACGCCTACCACATGACTTCGCCACCCGCCGACGGCGCCGGTGCGGCGCGCTGCATCGTCAATGCACTGCGCGACGCCAAGCTGAACGTCGATCAGGTGCAGTACATCAACGCCCACGGTACCTCGACCCCTGCTGGCGACCTGGCGGAAGCCGAGGCGATCAAGACGGTGTTCGGCGATCACGCCTACAAACTGGCGGTCAGTTCCACCAAGTCCATGACCGGTCACCTGCTGGGGGCGGCGGGGGCGATCGAGGCCATCTTCAGTGTGCTGGCGATCAACAGCCAGGCAGCGCCGCCGACCATCAACCTCGATGAGCCGGATGAAGGTTGCGACCTCGATTTCGTGCCGCATACCGCGCGCAGCATGGACATCGATGTGGTGCTGTCGAACTCCTTCGGGTTTGGCGGGACCAACGGATCGTTGGTGTTCCGCCGGTTCGCCGGCTGA
- the pabC gene encoding aminodeoxychorismate lyase encodes MQSWVDGQPADVLSLKDRGLAYGDGLFETIAVRAGRPLLLERHLARLAEGCTRLAIVADQVLICREITAYAGLLGEGVLKLILTRGDSQRGYAASPGAPPRRILQGSPPAAYPAAHGEQGIRLFPCVTRLAEQPLLAGLKHLNRLEQVLARAEWQDSEHAEGLMLDVSGRVIEGVFSNLFLVRDNTLFTADLSRCGVAGVMRAEILFQAASLGIATEIADISPEQLQQADEVFVCNSVYGIWPVLACGALRWPAGPLTRKLQRIVRTLLDA; translated from the coding sequence ATGCAGAGCTGGGTCGACGGTCAACCGGCTGACGTTCTGTCGCTCAAGGACCGCGGCCTGGCCTATGGCGACGGCCTGTTCGAGACCATCGCGGTCAGGGCCGGTCGGCCCTTGCTGCTGGAGCGGCACCTGGCGCGCCTGGCCGAGGGCTGTACGCGCCTGGCCATCGTGGCCGATCAAGTGCTGATTTGCCGTGAAATTACCGCCTACGCCGGGCTGTTGGGTGAGGGGGTGCTCAAGCTGATCCTCACGCGCGGCGACAGCCAGCGCGGCTATGCCGCCAGCCCGGGCGCGCCACCGCGACGTATCCTCCAGGGCAGCCCGCCCGCGGCTTACCCGGCGGCACATGGCGAGCAGGGCATCCGTTTGTTTCCCTGTGTCACTCGGCTGGCCGAACAGCCGCTGTTGGCCGGTCTCAAGCACCTCAACCGCCTGGAGCAGGTGCTGGCTCGTGCCGAATGGCAGGACAGCGAGCATGCCGAAGGCCTGATGCTCGATGTTTCCGGTCGAGTGATCGAGGGGGTGTTCAGCAATCTGTTCCTGGTGCGCGACAACACCTTGTTCACTGCCGACTTGAGCCGTTGCGGCGTCGCCGGGGTGATGCGTGCTGAAATATTGTTTCAGGCTGCATCATTGGGCATCGCCACGGAAATAGCCGACATCAGTCCCGAACAGTTGCAGCAGGCCGACGAAGTCTTTGTCTGCAACAGCGTTTATGGCATTTGGCCGGTGTTGGCCTGTGGCGCGCTGCGCTGGCCGGCCGGACCGCTCACCCGTAAACTGCAACGCATTGTTCGCACGCTACTGGATGCCTGA